A single region of the Hippopotamus amphibius kiboko isolate mHipAmp2 chromosome 6, mHipAmp2.hap2, whole genome shotgun sequence genome encodes:
- the CPN2 gene encoding carboxypeptidase N subunit 2, which produces MLPGAWLRWACLLLLATPTLPCPKGCDCFSREVFCSDEELAAIPLDIPPQATDIIFVETSFTTVGARAFSGSPNLTKVVFLNTQVCHFGPDAFGGLPGLQDLEITGGTFSNLSADIFSGLTFLGKFTLNFNRLEALPEGLFQHMGALESLQLQGNRLQILPGRLFQPLRRLKTLNLAQNLLAQLPEELFHPLGSLQTLKLSSNALASLPQGLFSHLGSLQELFLDGNSISELPSEVFAGLSHLEKLWLPHNAISHLPRCVFSSLGKLAFLNLQGNALRTLPSGLFAHSPGLVSLSLSHNQLETVPEDAFANLSSLGSLTLSHNALTHLPAGVFKGLEGLVNLYLGSNNLTALHPALFQNLSKLELLSLSRNLLTTLPGGIFDTNYNLFNLALHGNPWRCDCHLGYLFQWLHQYSDRLFNIQTYCAGPAYLKGQVLPALREEQLVCPITRDHLGFQAPGAEDREPGGGWDLAAEEGATRSRCTYSNPEGTVVLACDQARCRWLNVQLSPRQGSGSPGLMLNASREWDLKSSCGSVRVTVSIRALAGEP; this is translated from the coding sequence ATGCTGCCCGGAGCCTGGCTGCGCTGGGCCTGCCTTCTGCTCCTGGCCAcgcccaccctgccctgccccaagGGCTGTGACTGCTTCAGCCGGGAGGTGTTCTGCTCCGATGAGGAGCTGGCCGCCATCCCCCTGGACATCCCGCCACAAGCCACAGACATCATCTTTGTGGAGACCTCGTTCACCACGGTGGGGGCCAGGGCTTTCAGCGGCAGCCCCAACCTGACCAAGGTGGTCTTCCTCAACACCCAGGTGTGCCACTTTGGGCCGGATGCCTTCGGGGGGCTGCCAGGGCTGCAGGACTTGGAGATCACTGGCGGTACCTTCTCCAACCTCAGCGCTGACATCTTCTCCGGCCTGACCTTTCTGGGCAAGTTCACCCTCAACTTCAACAGGCTGGAGGCTCTGCCCGAGGGCCTCTTCCAGCACATGGGCGCCCTGGAGTCCCTCCAGCTGCAGGGCAACCGGCTCCAGATCCTGCCCGGGAGGCTCTTCCAGCCTCTGAGACGTCTGAAGACCCTCAACCTCGCGCAGAACCTCCTGGCCCAGCTTCCCGAGGAGCTGTTCCACCCCCTGGGCAGCCTGCAGACCCTGAAGCTGAGCAGCAACGCGCTGGCCAGCCTGCCCCAGGGGCTGTTCAGCCACCTGGGCAGCCTGCAGGAGCTCTTCCTGGACGGCAACTCCATCTCTGAGCTGCCCTCGGAAGTGTTTGCCGGGCTCTCCCACCTGGAGAAGCTGTGGCTGCCCCACAACGCCATCAGCCACCTGCCCCGGTGTGTCTTCTCCTCCCTGGGCAAGCTGGCCTTCCTGAACTTGCAGGGCAACGCGCTGCGGACACTGCCCTCTGGCCTCTTCGCCCATTCCCCGGGCCTGGTCAGCCTGTCCCTGTCCCACAACCAGCTGGAGACCGTCCCCGAGGATGCCTTTGCCAATCTCTCCAGCCTCGGGTCCCTCACACTCTCACACAACGCCCTCACCCATCTCCCGGCCGGCGTCTTCAAGGGCCTCGAGGGGCTGGTCAACCTCTACCTGGGCAGCAACAACTTGACGGCCCTGCACCCCGCCCTCTTCCAGAACCTGTCCAAGCTCGAGCTGCTCAGCCTCTCCAGGAACCTGCTGACCACGCTCCCCGGGGGCATCTTCGACACCAACTACAACCTGTTTAACCTGGCCCTGCACGGCAACCCCTGGAGGTGTGACTGCCACCTGGGCTACCTCttccagtggctgcaccagtaCAGCGACCGGCTCTTCAACATCCAGACCTACTGCGCCGGCCCCGCCTACCTGAAGGGCCAGGTGCTGCCCGCACTGAGGGAGGAGCAGCTGGTGTGCCCCATCACCCGGGACCACCTGGGCTTCCAGGCCCCGGGGGCAGAGGACAGGGAGCCGGGGGGTGGCTGGGACCTGGCTGCGGAGGAGGGGGCCACCCGGAGCCGGTGCACCTACAGCAACCCCGAGGGCACCGTGGTGCTGGCTTGTGACCAGGCCCGGTGTCGCTGGCTGAACGTCCAGCTGTCCCCCAGGCAGGGCTCGGGCTCCCCGGGCCTCATGCTCAATGCCAGTCGGGAGTGGGACCTGAAGTCCAGCTGTGGCTCTGTGAGGGTCACTGTGTCCATCAGGGCTCTGGCAGGGGAGCCCTAG